One segment of Camelus ferus isolate YT-003-E chromosome 26, BCGSAC_Cfer_1.0, whole genome shotgun sequence DNA contains the following:
- the HELT gene encoding hairy and enhancer of split-related protein HELT isoform X1 produces the protein MSDKLKERKRTPVSHKVIEKRRRDRINRCLNELGKTVPMALAKQSSGKLEKAEILEMTVQYLRALHSADFPRGREKAELLAEFANYFHYGYHECMKNLVHYLTTVERMETKDTKYARILAFLQSKARLGSEPALQPVGSLPEPDFSYQLHPAGPEFAGHSPGEASVFPQGAAPGPFPWPHGAARSPALPYLPSAPVPLPSPAQQHSPFLAPVQGLDRHYLNLIGHAHPNALNLHTPQHPPVL, from the exons ATGTCAGACAAGCTCAAAGAACGCAAA AGAACCCCCGTTTCCCACAAAGTGATAGAAAAGCGGAGAAGGGACCGGATTAACCGCTGTTTGAACGAGCTGGGCAAGACGGTGCCAATGGCCCTGGCGAAGCAG AGTTCCGGGAAGCTGGAGAAGGCAGAGATCCTCGAGATGACCGTACAGTACCTGAGAGCCCTGCACTCCGCTGATTTTCCCCGGGGAAGGGAAAAAG CAGAATTGCTAGCGGAGTTTGCCAACTATTTCCACTACGGCTACCACGAGTGCATGAAGAACCTGGTGCATTACCTCACCACCGTGGAGAGGATGGAGACTAAGGACACCAAGTACGCGCGCATCCTCGCCTTCCTGCAGTCCAAGGCCCGCTTGGGTTCCGAGCCCGCCCTCCAGCCGGTGGGTTCACTCCCGGAGCCGGATTTCTCTTACCAGCTGCACCCAGCGGGGCCGGAGTTCGCGGGACATAGCCCTGGTGAGGCGTCCGTGTTCCCGCAGGGCGCGGCCCCAGGGCCCTTCCCCTGGCCTCACGGCGCTGCCCGCAGCCCGGCGCTGCCCTACCTGCCCAGCGCGCCTGTGCCGCTCCCGAGCCCGGCGCAGCAGCATAGCCCCTTCCTGGCTCCCGTGCAGGGCCTGGACCGGCATTACCTCAACCTGATCGGCCACGCCCACCCCAACGCCCTCAACCTGCACACGCCCCAGCACCCTCCCGTACTTTGA
- the HELT gene encoding hairy and enhancer of split-related protein HELT isoform X2, whose amino-acid sequence MSDKLKERKRTPVSHKVIEKRRRDRINRCLNELGKTVPMALAKQSSGKLEKAEILEMTVQYLRALHSADFPRGREKELLAEFANYFHYGYHECMKNLVHYLTTVERMETKDTKYARILAFLQSKARLGSEPALQPVGSLPEPDFSYQLHPAGPEFAGHSPGEASVFPQGAAPGPFPWPHGAARSPALPYLPSAPVPLPSPAQQHSPFLAPVQGLDRHYLNLIGHAHPNALNLHTPQHPPVL is encoded by the exons ATGTCAGACAAGCTCAAAGAACGCAAA AGAACCCCCGTTTCCCACAAAGTGATAGAAAAGCGGAGAAGGGACCGGATTAACCGCTGTTTGAACGAGCTGGGCAAGACGGTGCCAATGGCCCTGGCGAAGCAG AGTTCCGGGAAGCTGGAGAAGGCAGAGATCCTCGAGATGACCGTACAGTACCTGAGAGCCCTGCACTCCGCTGATTTTCCCCGGGGAAGGGAAAAAG AATTGCTAGCGGAGTTTGCCAACTATTTCCACTACGGCTACCACGAGTGCATGAAGAACCTGGTGCATTACCTCACCACCGTGGAGAGGATGGAGACTAAGGACACCAAGTACGCGCGCATCCTCGCCTTCCTGCAGTCCAAGGCCCGCTTGGGTTCCGAGCCCGCCCTCCAGCCGGTGGGTTCACTCCCGGAGCCGGATTTCTCTTACCAGCTGCACCCAGCGGGGCCGGAGTTCGCGGGACATAGCCCTGGTGAGGCGTCCGTGTTCCCGCAGGGCGCGGCCCCAGGGCCCTTCCCCTGGCCTCACGGCGCTGCCCGCAGCCCGGCGCTGCCCTACCTGCCCAGCGCGCCTGTGCCGCTCCCGAGCCCGGCGCAGCAGCATAGCCCCTTCCTGGCTCCCGTGCAGGGCCTGGACCGGCATTACCTCAACCTGATCGGCCACGCCCACCCCAACGCCCTCAACCTGCACACGCCCCAGCACCCTCCCGTACTTTGA